A portion of the Fulvia fulva chromosome 1, complete sequence genome contains these proteins:
- a CDS encoding FAD-binding monooxygenase moxY, protein MTIDADMHPTGNDAFRNAHVVDTEDVQISDHPMGTQRPMKVIFMGMGASGINFSYQLARRTTGIDLVVYEKNAAVGGTWHENVYDGCACDIPSVCYQFTWHRKPNWSSYYSGSSEICKYMTDVATEHDLLRFVKLRHQITKAEWQEDIGKWRVTVRGPDGTFDDFADFFINGGGCLNNWRWPEIEGLHDFKGKLMHTARYDKTHDLTDKRVLTVGIGSSGVQVIPKILHRVKELHVVARSPVWITNGFAQTWAAVDGGNFDYTEEAKKRFRQDDKQYQAYCKAIESELNVRFRLILNGTPEASAAKEFSINEMSRKSNHDPELIDKLMPKNFNVGCRRPTPGNGFLEALTDDKTQVYFGEIPKITPSGFLDRDGKEHEVDTIICATGFDTSFMPPFEVLYHGKNLQDNFRGDIKGYLGLAYPEVPNYFIFLGAYGPLRHGSVLPMVEHYTDHVLQVIEKARVENIKRLSVKKAVSEDFTKYADEFLKRTAWAGPCSSWFRNGKISNKPVLWPGSRIHQLTVLQHPRFEHFDIEYRDGNSCSFLGNGFDVRETDGRDLTWYMGFLDGEDKQPGPFEMGIEDGSGRICGEKNIRA, encoded by the exons ATGACTATCGACGCCGACATGCATCCAACCGGGAATGACGCCTTCAGAAATGCACATGTCGTGGACACTGAAGATGTTCAGATCAGTGACCATCCTATGGGCACGCAACGACCGATGAAAGTGATCTTCATGGGCATGGGCGCAAGCGGCATCAACTTCTCCTATCAGCTGGCAAGGCGTACGACAGGCATAGATTTGGTCGTGTACGAAAAGAATGCCGCAGTGGGTGGGACATGGCACGAGAATGTGTACGACGGGTGTGCTTGCGATATTCCTAGCGTCTGCTATCAATTCACTTG GCATCGAAAGCCCAACTGGTCATCTTACTACTCTGGATCGAGCGAGATTTGCAAGTACATGACCGATGTGGCGACAGAGCACGATCTACTTCGATTTGTGAAACTCCGACATCAGATCACAAAAGCAGAATG GCAAGAGGACATCGGGAAATGGAGAGTGACTGTTCGTGGTCCAGACGGGACCTTCGACGACTTTGCTGATTTCTTCATCAATGGCGGCGGTTGCTTGAA CAACTGGCGATGGCCTGAGATCGAGGGACTGCATGACTTCAAGGGGAAG CTCATGCACACGGCTCGATACGACAAGACGCATGACCTGACCGACAAGAGAGTCCTCACCGTTGGCATCGGTAGTTCAGGCGTACAAGTGATTCCTAAGATCTTGCACAGGGTGAAAGAGCTTCACGTTGTAGCG CGTTCGCCGGTATGGATTACCAATGGGTTCGCTCAGACGTGGGCAGCCGTTGATGGCGGGAACTTCGATT ATACCGAAGAGGCCAAGAAGCGATTCCGGCAAGACGACAAGCAATATCAAGCCTACTGTAAAGCGATTGAATCAGAGCTTAATGTTAGGTTTCGTCTGATCCTCAATGGCACGCCTGAAGCGTCAGCCGCTAAAGAG TTCTCCATCAATGAAATGAGTCGCAAATCGAACCATGATCCTGAACTCATCGACAAGCTCATGCCAAAGAACTTCAACGTCGGCTGTCGTAGACCGACCCCCGGCAATG GCTTTCTGGAAGCGTTGACAGACGACAAGACACAAGTATACTTCGGCGAGATTCCCAAGATCACCCCCAGCGGGTTCTTGGATCGCGATGGCAAGGAACACGAAGTCGACACGATAATTTGCGCAACGGG CTTCGACACCTCATTCATGCCCCCTTTTGAGGTTCTCTACCATGGCAAGAACCTTCAAGACAACTTCAGGGGCGACATCAAAGGCTATCTAGGCCTAGCTTACC CTGAGGTCCCAAACTACTTCATCTTCCTTGGTGCTTACGGGCCTCTGA GGCACGGATCTGTTTTACCAATGGTAGAGCACTACACCGATCATGTGCTACAAGTCATCGAGAAGGCACGCGTTGAGAACATCAAGCGGCTGTCTGTGAAGAAAGCAGTTTCTGAAGACTTCACGAAGTATGCAGATGAGTTTTTGAAACGTACTGCTTGGGCAGG GCCTTGCAGCTCATGGTTCCGTAATGGCAAGATATCCAACAAGCCAGTCCTATGGCCTGGTTCTCGCATTCATC AGCTTACCGTACTGCAACATCCACGCTTCGAGCACTTCGATATCGAGTACCGCGACGGCAACTCTTGCTCCTTTCTAGGCAACGGGTTTGATGTGAGGGAGACCGACGGC CGAGACTTAACTTGGTACATGGGATTTCTTGACGGGGAGGACAAGCAGCCAGGACCATTCGAAATGGGGATAGAGGACGGGAGCGGCAGAATATGTGGCGAGAAGAACATACGAGCCTGA